A genome region from Arachis duranensis cultivar V14167 chromosome 6, aradu.V14167.gnm2.J7QH, whole genome shotgun sequence includes the following:
- the LOC107492860 gene encoding protein VAPYRIN-LIKE: MDRLVKPDVKEVEMIFEKTDEKCSATFRLTNLMHAMAVAVSLTTTNPSSPFSIDIPLSTIPPLSSSTYTISLSHLSDNGRLFSTAPEAVAVVTSMLLAGKSHNCDDLRRLFLKPGPHVFNDAVIPVSVVGPHFAEFLISNHIPRSRSLLNKAISRCLPSQLTDLLTYAVECGNAESVAVLIDAGADSNSKDSNGKSLVPLAIRAGNEINVVKVLLASGCVIENKVDLVLHEAAAANRVDLMRLLLEFIGEDDADVDSVNHEGRTPIHVAALHGHVDVIRYCVSMGGNPNVVDRKGWTPLHCAASEGQLRAVESLLAECGCDAKRAVDREGKTAFAVAMENGHVELGDLLHWGDVLFRAARVGDVHGMASCLTVGGADVNGRDQNGWTALHWAALKGKVKSVEVLIDNGAEVDPVDEVGYTPLRCAVESGHLQVALFLVARGSCATLDTIKASKGLFAPPRLLDSFGKLTKHVL, encoded by the exons atgGATAGGTTGGTGAAACCAGATGTGAAGGAAGTTgagatgatttttgaaaagactGATGAAAAGTGCAGCGCAACGTTCAGACTCACCAATCTCATGCACGCCATGGCCGTCGCAGTGTCACTAACCACCACAAACCCTTCTTCTCCATTCTCCATAGACATTCCACTCTCCACAATCCcacctctttcttcttccacATACACCATCTCGCTCTCTCATCTCTCAGATAATGGAAGACTTTTCTCCACAGCGCCTGAGGCCGTCGCAGTCGTAACCTCCATGCTCCTAGCTGGAAAGTCACACAACTGCGATGACCTCCGCCGCCTCTTCTTGAAGCCAGGACCGCACGTGTTCAACGACGCCGTCATCCCCGTTTCAGTAGTAGGCCCTCACTTCGCCGAGTTCCTCATCTCAAACCACATCCCCCGAAGCCGTTCCCTTCTCAACAAAGCCATATCAAGATGTCTACCGTCGCAGCTCACGGATCTGTTGACTTACGCCGTCGAATGTGGAAACGCAGAATCCGTTGCCGTTTTGATAGATGCCGGAGCAGACTCGAACTCCAAGGACTCAAACGGAAAATCGCTTGTCCCCTTGGCGATTCGAGCAGGGAACGAAATCAATGTGGTGAAGGTCTTACTAGCTTCTGGTTGCGTAATTGAAAACAAGGTGGACTTGGTTTTGCACGAAGCTGCGGCGGCAAATAGGGTAGATCTCATGCGGTTACTGCTTGAATTTATCGGTGAAGATGATGCTGACGTGGATTCGGTGAATCACGAAGGTAGGACTCCAATTCACGTGGCTGCGCTTCACGGACACGTAGATGTCATCAG GTATTGTGTTTCGATGGGAGGGAATCCAAACGTTGTGGACCGGAAGGGGTGGACGCCGTTGCATTGTGCAGCGTCGGAAGGGCAGTTGAGAGCCGTGGAGAGTTTGTTAGCGGAATGTGGGTGCGATGCGAAGCGCGCTGTGGATAGAGAGGGAAAAACAGCATTTGCGGTAGCAATGGAGAATGGACACGTGGAATTAGGGGATTTGCTGCATTGGGGGGACGTGCTGTTTCGGGCGGCGAGGGTAGGGGACGTGCACGGGATGGCAAGCTGTTTGACAGTTGGGGGAGCGGACGTGAATGGAAGGGACCAGAACGGGTGGACGGCCCTGCATTGGGCTGCATTGAAAGGAAAGGTGAAGAGCGTTGAGGTCTTGATTGATAACGGTGCTGAGGTTGATCCCGTTGATGAGGTTGGGTACACTCCGTTACGGTGTGCCGTTGAGAGTGGTCACTTGCAGGTTGCGCTTTTTTTGGTTGCTCGTGGCTCTTGTGCAACTCTTGATACTATCAAGGCCTCCAAAGGCCTCTTTGCACCTCCTAGATTATTGGATTCTTTTGGTAAATTAACGAAACATGTGCTGTGA